The DNA segment CCGGGCAACGCTGGCTCGTTTTCTCCATCGACTCCGACTTCTGCTTCTATCCGGAGGAGCAGGCGGAGCTGGTGAAGCATCTGGAAACGGCGAAGGTGGATGTCATGCACATCACCGTCCATTCCGAGAAAGGGCATGACTCCTTCCTGCTGGAGCCGGACCTTTACACCCCGCACATCTCCTGGGTGCTGGGCCGCTGAGCCGCACCCACAACCCTCACCACCACCGCTCCAACCATGAAGCCCCGCCCGCAACACGGAAACTTCAACAAACAGGCCCGTGAGAACCGCCACGTGAAGCCGCAGGAGCCGGAACAGAGCGTTCCGTCCCTGGATGAAGACGACCTCATGGCCATCGTCCGCGAGCAGGCCGTGCCCTTCGTCCTGATCCTGGACTGCGTGCAGGACCCCCACAACCTCGGGGCCATCCTCCGCACGGCGGACGGAGCGGGTGTGCATGCCGTCGTCGCGCCGAAGGACAAGGCCGTCGGCATCACGGAAACCGTGCGCCGCATTTCCGTGGGCGCGGCGGACCATGTACCCTTCGCCCAGGTGACCAACCTTGCCCGAACCATGGAACGGCTCAAGGAGGCCGGCTTATGGTTCGTCGGTACCTCGGACCGCGCGACGAAGTCGATCTTCGAGCAAGACCTGAAAGGCCCGCTGGCGCTGGTGCTGGGGGCTGAGGAAAAGGGCATGCGCCGCCTCACGGAAGAGAACTGCGACTTCCTCGTTTCCATCCCCATGGCCGGAAAGGTCGAGTGCCTCAACGTCTCCGTGGCGACCGGGGTGTGCCTCTTCGAGGCGGTGCGGCAGCGCCGGGTCGGTCCGTGAAAGAGCCGGTGCGGATCCTTTCCGATCTGCACCTCGGGCACCGTGTCTCACGGATCGCGCGGGTGGAGGCTCTCCGCCCGTTGCTCGCCGGAGCAGGGACTGTCGTTTTCAACGGTGATACCTGGCAGGAGCTGGCCAGGGAGCTGAAAGCCGGCTCCCGGGGAAAGCTGGATGAACTGATGGCGCTCTGCCGGGAGGAGGGTTGTGAACCCATTTTCCTTCCGGGGAATCATGATCCGGGATGGCCGGGGGACGGCTATCTGGAACTTGAGGGTGGGAAAGTCGTCATCACCCATGGCGACGCGCTGCTGAGATCCGGTGCGCCGTGGAAGCGGGAGATCCTGCTGGATCCACGGCGCGTCGAGGAGCTCTGGGCCGCACATCCCGCGGCAGCCCATGACGCGCGGGAACGGCACCAGCTCGCCCGGGAAATTTCCATTTCCTATCCCGTGGTGAGGCATCCGGAAGGCCGCGGCTTTTTCCAACGGGTCCTGGAGGCCATCCACCCCCCGCAGCGCGCCTTGGAAATGATGAAGGCGTGGTGGACCCAGCCGGACATGGGCCTGGCATTCCGCGACCGTTATTTCCCGGAGGCGGAGTTCCTCGTCATCGGGCATTTCCACTGGGCCGGGACATGGAAGAGGGGAAACCTGCGCGTGATCAACACCGGGTCCTTCCTCAATCCGGGGCGGGCGTACTGGGTGGAGGTCGCGGATGGCTGGATCAGCCAAGGCCGGATCGAGGAAACCCAGGAAAGCTGCCACATGGGTCTTCCGGATGGCCGGTGGCGCAGCGGCACACCCCAGCCGGGGAATTTCTGATTGGTGGTCTGCCGGATGCGTGAATAAGATTTCTGCGCTGCGCTCCGTAAAGGCGCAGATCACCCGATTTCCGATCCTATGACCCGCACCATCCTGCCCTTTCTTGCCTTCGCCGGATCCGCCCACGCGGCGATCCTCATCCAGGACAACTTCAACGACGCGACGGCAGCCCATATCAACGGGCGGGCTCCCAGCACCAACCTGGTGAATTCCAACAACTGGACCGCCACCGTAACCGCGGATTCCATGAAGTTGGACGGATCCGGACAGCTGATGTTGGGCACGAATCTCAACCGGACGGCAGGGATCTCCCTTGGGAGCAATTACTTCACCACGAATCCCGGGATTTACGAACTGTCCTACACGATCACCCACCCGTCGAACTACGGAAATTCCTGGGTGGGTTTCGGTTTCACCGCCGGCCTGACCACGGAACAGAATCTGACCGATTCGGGTACCGCGGCCGGTCCTTGGTTGTTCTATCGGGCGAACGGAGATGTCAACGTGAGACCGGGCGGCGGCACCACCGGAAATGTGCTCCTTTCCACCACCTACACGGCTGGAGCTCCCGTCACCTTCAAATTTGTCCTGAACACGATCGCGACCCAGTGGACCTACGACCTCTATGTGAATGGTGTCCCCCAGGACGTCAATGGTGGTTCGGCTGGAAACACCTACACTTATGCCACCAACTCCAACCCAGCGCTCAATTACATCGCGCTTGGGACCGGAGCGAGCGGAGGCAGTGGAACATCCACGGGTGACAATTTCACGTTCGCCTTGGTTCCGGAGCCCTCCCACGCGTTGATGCTGGTGGCTTCCGCGGGTCTTTTCGCGCTGCGCCGCCGCAGAAACTCCTGATTGCGGGGGAAAAATGGTACACGAGGACGGGATCGAACCGCCGACCAACCCGGTGTAAGCGGGTTGCTCTACCGCTGAGCTACTCGTGCAACGACGCCGGAGTCTGCGCGGAATCTGTTTCGGGGATCAAGCGTCGAATTGATGAGGGCTTGCGGGAAGGGGCGCGGGGTGGTTTCTTCCCGCCCGGATGCACCTCAGGTTATCGGATCATGAACTCGCCACCCTTGTGGAAATGGTCAGCCTCGCCGCGAATGTCGCGTCGTGGAACCAGAAGGAGGGGGCCAACGACCAGGTGACCGCCTTTGAGAACCTGGAGAGCAAGATCCTCGAGAAAGCCGGACACTCCGGACTCGGCGACTGGATCGAGTTCGACGAGGAGACCCAGCGGTTTCGGGTGAAGCAGGAGCGGGAGGAGAAACTGTTCTACCACGAATGCTACGAGGAGTTCCGCAACGAGAGCTTCTGGGACGAACTGGCGGTGCGCCTGTCCGACCGGGATCTGGCCAAGGCCATCGGCTTCAAGAACTGGGAAGCCCTCACGGAGGAGCAGCGCCGGGCCCGCACCGCGGACCGGGAAAAGCGTTATTGGGAGGAGTTCTCCAAGCGCGGCGTTGACCGTGTTTTCGTCATCCATCCTCCACAGGAGGGCTGATTCCCACGCCGGAGATCTCCGGAAACGGATGCCACGAGGGGGAGAAGAGGCTTGAAATCCGCGTGGTTGTGGCATTCTTGTCACACCATGTTGCCGGAGCTGAGGGATTTCGATGCTTTGCTGGAGAGTTCGACGGTGCTCATGAGGGACCGCTACGGCCCGAAGGTCATCGCCACTCCGGACGGCGGGATCATGAAGTTGTTCCGCCGCAAGCGCCTGCTTTCCTCCGCCCTGTGGAATCCCTACGCCAAGCGTTTCGCGAAAAACGCCGCCCGGCTCACGCAGATGGGCATCCCCACCGTGGAGGTGACCGGGCTGTGGCGCATCCCATCACTCAAAAAGGACGCCGTCGCCTACAAGCGCCTGGAGGGTGAATCCCTGCGGGATCTTGGAAAAACCCCGGAGTTGTTCGGAAAACTGGCTGCGTTTGTCTCCGGTCTTCATGAAAAAGGTGTCTTTTTCCGGTCGATCCACTTCGGGAACATCCTGGAAATGCCCGACGGTCGTCTGGCGCTCATCGACATGGCGGATCTCACCTTCAAGGGCCGGCCGCTGACACCGAACGAGCGCCTGAGAAACTTCGGCCACCTCACGAAATACAAGGAGGACCAGGAACCTCTGGAGGCGTTTGGCGTGAAACGCTTCATCCAGCTCTACCATCAGGCGGCGGGCCGTTCCGGACCGGGTTCCGAAGCGTTGGGACAGGACTTTGAGAGGAAGCTCGCCCAGCCCGCCGGTTGACACGTTGGCCTCCAGCGCGTTTGCTTCGCGGCGATGTCTGCTGATTCGCAACAGGACTTTGCGCTCGCGTTTCTGAGCATTCTCTTTGAGGGCGCTCCGTTCATCCTGCTAGGGACGCTCATCAGCGGCTTCATCGACATCTACCTGCCTGCGGGCACGATGGATCGCTTCCTGCCGAAGAACAAGATCCTCGCCGTGCTCACCGCCGGCCTTCTGGGGGCCGTCTTTCCGGTCTGCGAATGCGCCGTGGTGCCCGTCATCCGCCGTCTGGTGAAGAAGGGCCTGCCGGTTTCCTGCGCGCTCACCTACATGCTCGCCGCGCCGATCGTGAACCCCATCACCGCGCTGAGCACCTGGAAGGCCTTCCAGGGCCAGGGGGCGGGCATGATGACCAGCGGCCGCCTCATCCTCGGCTTCCTGATCGCCGTTCTCGTCGGACTCATCGTCTCCCGCATGCGGCTCTCCTCCGTCCTGAAGCCGAAGCTGGTGGAAAGCCTGTCCGCCTCCAGTCCGGCCCCGGCCAAGGATGCCGCCTGCTGTGATCATGACCATCATCATCACGACCACGATCATGCCGATGGCTGCTGCGGGCATGACCATGGCCACGGACACCACCACCACGCGAAAGACGACAACCGGATGGTCGCTGCGTTCCGGTCCGCGATGAAGGACTTCGTGGATGTGGGCGTCTATTTCACCATCGGCGTTGCCATCACCGCCCTGTTCAACACCGGCATCGCCCCCGGTGCGGAGTGGCTGGACAGCGTCGCCGGGAACCCGGTGGGGGCCCCTGCCGCGCTCATGGTGCTGGCCTTCGTGCTCAGCCTCTGCAGCACCTCTGACGCGTTCATCGCCGCCACTCTCCACAAGTTCACCTGGGGTGCGAAGCTCGCCTTCCTCACCTTCGGGCCGATGATGGATGTGAAGCTGCTGTTCCTCTACCAGACGGTGCTGAACAAGCGCTTCATCGCCGCCCTCGCCGTCGGCCTTTTCGTCGCCATCGGCGCCGCCGCCATCTTCTGGCAGGAAATCGTCCTGAAAACCCCATGAGCCCACGCAACCGACGCATCCTGTTTTCGCTCGCGCTGCTGATCTGGAGCGGGGTGATCCTCTACTTCTACGCTTCCGGCCGGATCACGAAGTACCTTGCCCCGGACTTCCGGCCCATCGCGCTCTGCGGCGGACTGGGTCTGGCCGTGTTGGGCTTGTTCAACCTCCTCACCGCGGGCCAGCACGCGGACTGCGGCCATGACCACGGCGACGGGGACGCCCACGACCATGAGTCCGGGGACATGCACCCCCTCACCGCATTCGCCCTGATGGTGGTGCCGGTCCTGCTTTCCGTGGCCTGGACGAAAGACAAGTACTCCGAAGCCGCCATCTCCCGGAAGACCATGACCGTCGATGAGGTGAAATCCCCGTTCATGGCCTCCATGCTAGGTCCCATCACCCGTGAGGATCTGGAAAAGAACCACCGCAAGACACAGGACGGCTACTACGAGATGTCCCTGATGGAACTGTTCTTCTCCAGCGGGGATGCGGAACTGCAGAAAGCCCTCGGCGGGATGAAGGTCCAGAC comes from the Luteolibacter sp. SL250 genome and includes:
- a CDS encoding PEP-CTERM sorting domain-containing protein, whose product is MTRTILPFLAFAGSAHAAILIQDNFNDATAAHINGRAPSTNLVNSNNWTATVTADSMKLDGSGQLMLGTNLNRTAGISLGSNYFTTNPGIYELSYTITHPSNYGNSWVGFGFTAGLTTEQNLTDSGTAAGPWLFYRANGDVNVRPGGGTTGNVLLSTTYTAGAPVTFKFVLNTIATQWTYDLYVNGVPQDVNGGSAGNTYTYATNSNPALNYIALGTGASGGSGTSTGDNFTFALVPEPSHALMLVASAGLFALRRRRNS
- a CDS encoding permease, encoding MSADSQQDFALAFLSILFEGAPFILLGTLISGFIDIYLPAGTMDRFLPKNKILAVLTAGLLGAVFPVCECAVVPVIRRLVKKGLPVSCALTYMLAAPIVNPITALSTWKAFQGQGAGMMTSGRLILGFLIAVLVGLIVSRMRLSSVLKPKLVESLSASSPAPAKDAACCDHDHHHHDHDHADGCCGHDHGHGHHHHAKDDNRMVAAFRSAMKDFVDVGVYFTIGVAITALFNTGIAPGAEWLDSVAGNPVGAPAALMVLAFVLSLCSTSDAFIAATLHKFTWGAKLAFLTFGPMMDVKLLFLYQTVLNKRFIAALAVGLFVAIGAAAIFWQEIVLKTP
- a CDS encoding DUF1980 domain-containing protein, with the protein product MSPRNRRILFSLALLIWSGVILYFYASGRITKYLAPDFRPIALCGGLGLAVLGLFNLLTAGQHADCGHDHGDGDAHDHESGDMHPLTAFALMVVPVLLSVAWTKDKYSEAAISRKTMTVDEVKSPFMASMLGPITREDLEKNHRKTQDGYYEMSLMELFFSSGDAELQKALGGMKVQTEGRWAEEKADNDAGTRKRLYRMFITCCAADSRAIPIVLEFGKEPPEFPDGGWVRVSGTITFPKGKAGVQPVLEVEQSLAAEEPYEESFMRN
- the rlmB gene encoding 23S rRNA (guanosine(2251)-2'-O)-methyltransferase RlmB, giving the protein MKPRPQHGNFNKQARENRHVKPQEPEQSVPSLDEDDLMAIVREQAVPFVLILDCVQDPHNLGAILRTADGAGVHAVVAPKDKAVGITETVRRISVGAADHVPFAQVTNLARTMERLKEAGLWFVGTSDRATKSIFEQDLKGPLALVLGAEEKGMRRLTEENCDFLVSIPMAGKVECLNVSVATGVCLFEAVRQRRVGP